The following proteins are encoded in a genomic region of Pseudomonas saponiphila:
- a CDS encoding hydrogenase maturation protein, translating to MRSLKIILLSTAFNGLTQRAWLDLRQAGHRPSVVLFTGEEDVCRQIEEARADLVICPFLKDRVPQRLWSNTKRPVVIIHPGIVGDRGASALDWAISKELKRWGVTALQAVEEMDAGPIWSTHEFNLPAGLRKSELYNGLVSDAAIRCIRDVVEKFRNGFTPVPLDYDNPAVLGRLQPNMKQCDRTFSWHDSAQFIKRSIDAADGQPGVLASLAGGQYYVYDAHLDSRTGMPGQLLAVHDDAVLVACGDHSLWIGSLRLKPQPGEETFKRPARHVLGERLAEVPVLDWSISSSPFSTESYQPIRYRESGRVGELTFEFYNGAMSTEQCQRLVSALRWAKARDTQVLLVRGGRGAFSNGVHLNVIQAAPEPGLEAWANIQAIDDVCLELLSARQLVVSGLTGNAGAGGLMLALAADVVLARADTVYNPHYKSMGLYGSEYWTYSLPRAVGQAMAKQLTEACLPISALQALQMGMVQEIGPRCPDEFGLWLLQRANGVLTDPRYQHLRQRKLDADPQLMQHCRNAELEEMHMDMVQNRKGFAEKCSNFVYKRKTCCTPERLIEAWAKPQDIALVG from the coding sequence ATGCGATCACTGAAGATCATCCTGCTGTCCACCGCCTTCAACGGCCTGACCCAACGCGCCTGGCTCGACCTGCGCCAGGCCGGGCATCGCCCCAGCGTGGTGCTGTTCACCGGTGAAGAAGACGTCTGCCGGCAGATCGAAGAAGCCCGGGCCGACCTGGTGATCTGCCCGTTCCTCAAGGACCGGGTGCCGCAACGGCTGTGGAGCAACACCAAGCGCCCGGTGGTGATCATTCATCCGGGGATCGTCGGCGACCGCGGCGCCAGCGCCCTGGACTGGGCCATCAGCAAGGAACTCAAGCGCTGGGGCGTCACCGCGTTGCAGGCGGTGGAAGAAATGGACGCCGGGCCGATCTGGTCGACCCATGAGTTCAACCTGCCCGCCGGCCTGCGCAAATCCGAGCTGTACAACGGCCTGGTCAGCGACGCCGCCATCCGTTGCATCCGCGATGTGGTGGAGAAATTCCGCAACGGCTTTACCCCCGTGCCCCTGGACTACGACAACCCCGCAGTGCTTGGCCGCCTGCAGCCGAACATGAAGCAATGCGACCGCACCTTCAGCTGGCACGACAGCGCGCAATTCATCAAGCGCAGCATCGACGCCGCCGACGGCCAGCCCGGCGTATTGGCCAGCCTCGCCGGCGGTCAGTACTACGTGTACGACGCGCACCTGGACTCGCGTACCGGCATGCCTGGGCAACTGCTGGCGGTGCATGACGATGCGGTGCTGGTGGCCTGCGGCGATCACAGCCTGTGGATCGGCTCTCTGCGCCTCAAGCCTCAGCCCGGCGAAGAGACCTTCAAGCGCCCCGCCCGCCACGTACTCGGCGAACGCCTGGCCGAGGTACCGGTGCTGGACTGGTCGATATCCAGCAGCCCGTTCAGCACCGAGTCCTACCAGCCGATCCGCTATCGCGAGTCCGGCCGAGTCGGTGAGCTGACCTTCGAGTTCTACAACGGCGCCATGAGCACCGAACAGTGCCAGCGCCTGGTCAGCGCCCTGCGCTGGGCCAAGGCACGGGACACCCAGGTGCTGCTGGTACGCGGCGGCCGCGGTGCCTTCAGCAACGGCGTGCACCTGAACGTGATCCAGGCCGCCCCGGAGCCGGGCCTGGAAGCCTGGGCCAACATACAGGCGATCGACGACGTCTGCCTGGAACTGCTCAGCGCCCGCCAACTGGTGGTCAGCGGCCTGACCGGCAATGCCGGCGCTGGCGGCCTGATGCTGGCCCTGGCCGCGGACGTGGTCCTGGCCCGCGCCGATACCGTGTACAACCCGCACTACAAGAGCATGGGCCTGTACGGCTCCGAGTACTGGACCTACAGCCTGCCCCGCGCCGTCGGCCAGGCCATGGCCAAGCAACTGACCGAAGCCTGCCTGCCCATCAGCGCCCTCCAGGCCCTGCAGATGGGCATGGTGCAAGAGATCGGCCCGCGCTGCCCGGACGAGTTCGGCCTGTGGCTGCTGCAACGGGCCAACGGCGTCCTTACCGACCCGCGCTACCAGCACCTGCGCCAGCGCAAGCTGGATGCCGACCCGCAACTGATGCAGCACTGCCGCAACGCCGAGCTGGAAGAGATGCACATGGACATGGTGCAAAACCGCAAGGGCTTCGCCGAGAAGTGCAGCAACTTCGTCTACAAGCGCAAGACCTGCTGCACGCCAGAGCGCCTGATCGAAGCCTGGGCCAAGCCTCAGGACATCGCCCTGGTGGGTTGA
- a CDS encoding SCP2 sterol-binding domain-containing protein encodes MTSVADAVQAMQAKFNPAAAAGLDLVFGFRIDESKHFSLVVKDSTCELKEGENPDAQVTLVMDGETLDGIVSGETDGMQAFMGGKLRAEGDMMLAMKLSELFPA; translated from the coding sequence ATGACCTCCGTAGCTGACGCCGTACAAGCCATGCAAGCCAAGTTCAACCCAGCTGCCGCTGCCGGCCTGGACCTGGTTTTCGGTTTCCGCATCGATGAATCCAAGCATTTCTCGCTGGTCGTCAAGGACAGCACCTGTGAACTCAAGGAAGGCGAAAACCCTGACGCACAAGTCACTCTGGTGATGGACGGTGAAACCCTGGACGGCATCGTCAGCGGCGAAACCGACGGCATGCAAGCCTTCATGGGCGGCAAACTGCGCGCCGAAGGCGACATGATGCTGGCCATGAAACTGAGCGAGCTGTTCCCAGCCTAA
- a CDS encoding histidine phosphatase family protein encodes MGSIYLIRHGQASFGADDYDVLSATGVRQAAVLGEHLAALGISFDRCLSGDLRRQQHTARTAMEQMSAAGVDLPSLEIDAAFNEFDADAIIRALLPNLLPQEPEALNILRNAAQNRAEFQRIFALIIQRWLAGTYDPPGLESWLGFVERVQGGLQRILEAADNQHKIAVFTSGGTITALLHLITRIPAQQAFELNWQIVNTSLNQLKFRGREVSLASFNGHTHLQLLKAPELITFR; translated from the coding sequence GTGGGCAGCATCTATTTGATTCGACATGGCCAAGCCTCATTCGGTGCAGACGACTACGACGTGTTGTCGGCTACCGGCGTGCGCCAGGCTGCGGTGCTCGGCGAGCATCTGGCTGCGTTGGGCATCAGCTTCGATCGCTGCCTGTCCGGCGACCTGCGGCGCCAGCAGCACACTGCGCGCACCGCCATGGAACAGATGAGCGCCGCCGGTGTTGACCTGCCGTCTCTGGAAATCGATGCCGCCTTCAACGAGTTCGACGCCGACGCCATTATCCGCGCCCTGCTACCGAACCTGCTGCCCCAGGAACCCGAAGCGCTGAATATCCTGCGCAATGCCGCGCAGAACCGCGCCGAGTTCCAACGCATCTTCGCCCTGATCATCCAGCGCTGGCTGGCCGGCACCTACGATCCTCCCGGGCTGGAAAGCTGGCTGGGCTTCGTCGAGCGGGTCCAGGGCGGTCTGCAGCGGATTCTCGAAGCAGCGGACAACCAGCACAAGATCGCCGTGTTCACTTCCGGCGGCACCATTACCGCCCTGCTCCACCTGATCACCCGGATACCTGCCCAGCAGGCGTTCGAACTGAATTGGCAAATCGTCAACACCTCGCTCAACCAGCTGAAGTTCCGCGGGCGCGAGGTGTCTTTGGCTTCCTTCAACGGTCATACCCATCTGCAACTGTTGAAGGCTCCGGAGCTCATCACTTTCCGCTGA
- the sohB gene encoding protease SohB has protein sequence MEFFTEYASFLAKTVTLVVAILVVLVTAAALRGKGRRKGAGQLQVSKLNDFYKDLRERLEQSLLDKDQLKALRKAQSKTEKSQKKQKKQPAEAKSRVFVLDFNGDIKASATEGLRHEITALLSLATPKDEVVLRLESGGGMVHSYGLASSQLARIRQAGVPLTVCIDKVAASGGYMMACIGEKIISAPFAILGSIGVVAQLPNVNRLLKKHDIDFEVLTAGEYKRTLTVFGENTEKGREKFQEDLDVTHQLFKNFVSRYRPQLAIDEVATGEVWLGVAAQEKLLVDELQTSDEYLAEKAKNAEVFHLHYAERKSLQERVGLAASGSIDRVLLTWWSRLTQQRFW, from the coding sequence GTGGAGTTTTTCACCGAATACGCCAGTTTCCTGGCCAAGACCGTGACCCTGGTGGTTGCCATTCTGGTGGTGCTGGTCACTGCCGCTGCCCTGCGTGGCAAGGGGCGCCGCAAGGGCGCCGGGCAGTTGCAGGTCAGCAAGCTGAATGATTTCTACAAGGACCTGCGCGAGCGTCTGGAGCAGAGCCTGCTGGACAAGGATCAGCTCAAGGCCCTGCGCAAGGCCCAGAGCAAGACCGAAAAGAGCCAGAAAAAGCAGAAGAAACAACCGGCCGAAGCCAAGTCCCGGGTGTTCGTGCTGGACTTCAATGGCGATATCAAGGCTTCGGCTACCGAAGGCCTGCGCCACGAGATCACCGCCTTGCTGAGCCTGGCCACGCCCAAGGATGAAGTGGTGCTGCGCCTGGAAAGTGGCGGCGGCATGGTGCACAGCTATGGCCTGGCTTCGTCGCAACTGGCACGCATTCGCCAGGCCGGGGTGCCGCTGACGGTGTGCATCGACAAGGTGGCGGCCAGTGGCGGCTACATGATGGCGTGCATCGGCGAGAAGATTATCAGCGCGCCGTTCGCCATCCTCGGTTCCATCGGCGTGGTGGCCCAGCTGCCCAACGTCAATCGTCTGCTGAAGAAGCACGACATCGATTTTGAAGTGCTCACCGCCGGCGAGTACAAGCGCACCCTGACGGTGTTTGGCGAGAACACCGAGAAGGGCCGGGAGAAGTTCCAGGAAGACCTGGACGTGACCCATCAACTGTTCAAGAACTTCGTGTCCCGCTATCGCCCGCAACTGGCCATTGATGAAGTGGCCACTGGTGAAGTCTGGCTGGGCGTGGCGGCCCAGGAAAAGCTGCTGGTGGACGAGTTGCAGACCAGTGATGAGTACCTGGCGGAAAAAGCCAAGAATGCCGAGGTGTTCCACCTGCACTATGCCGAGCGCAAGAGTCTGCAGGAGCGTGTGGGCCTGGCGGCCAGCGGTTCCATCGACCGCGTGCTGCTGACCTGGTGGAGCCGCCTGACTCAGCAGCGCTTCTGGTAA
- a CDS encoding DUF934 domain-containing protein — MQRIIKNNEVIDETWHLLPKDATLDGISNCDDLIVPLALWRDHAHALKARDGGLGVWLDADEEAEEIGGDVEHFQVIALNFPAFTDGRNYSNARLLRDRYGYKGELRAIGDVLRDQLFYLHRCGFDAYALRADKDPYEALESLKDFSVTYQAATDEPLPLFRRR; from the coding sequence ATGCAGCGAATCATTAAGAACAACGAGGTCATCGACGAGACTTGGCACCTGCTGCCCAAGGACGCGACCCTGGACGGCATCTCCAACTGTGACGACCTGATTGTGCCGCTGGCCCTGTGGCGCGACCACGCCCACGCCCTCAAGGCTCGCGACGGCGGTCTGGGCGTATGGCTGGATGCAGACGAAGAAGCCGAGGAAATCGGTGGCGACGTCGAGCATTTCCAGGTCATCGCCCTGAACTTCCCGGCCTTCACCGATGGCCGCAACTACTCCAACGCCCGCCTGCTGCGTGACCGTTATGGCTACAAAGGCGAACTGCGGGCCATTGGCGACGTATTGCGCGACCAACTGTTCTACCTGCACCGCTGCGGCTTCGACGCCTACGCGCTGCGGGCCGACAAGGACCCTTACGAGGCCCTGGAAAGCCTCAAGGACTTCTCGGTGACCTACCAGGCCGCCACCGACGAACCGCTGCCGCTGTTCCGTCGCCGCTAA
- a CDS encoding nitrite/sulfite reductase: MYVYDEYDQRIIEDRVKQFRDQTRRYLAGELSEEEFRPLRLQNGLYIQRFAPMLRVAVPYGQLTSRQARMMAKIARDYDKGYAHISTRQNVQFNWPALEDVPDILAELATVQMHAIQTSGNCLRNVTTDQFAGVAADELIDPRPWCEIVRQWTTFHPEFAYLPRKFKIAINGSTSDRAAIEVHDIGLEPVYNAAGELGFRVLVGGGLGRTPVVGAFINEFLPWQDLLSYLDAILRVYNRYGRRDNKYKARIKILVKALTPEVFAEKVEAEMVHLRGGQTTLTEAEVHRVAKHFVDPDYKALSNQDAELAALDKEHPGFARWRARNTLAHKKPGYVAVTLSLKPTGVAPGDVTDKQFDAIADLADRYSFGQLRTSHEQNVILADVEQSQLFTLWGELRENGFATPNIGLLTDIICCPGGDFCSLANAKSIPIAESIQRRFDDLDYLFDIGELDLNISGCMNACGHHHVGHIGILGVDKKGEEFYQVSLGGSASRDASLGKILGPSFAQDDMPDVISKLIDVYVEQRTEDERFIDTYQRIGIDLFKERVYAANH, translated from the coding sequence ATGTACGTATACGACGAGTACGATCAGCGGATCATCGAGGACCGCGTCAAGCAGTTCCGTGATCAGACCCGACGCTATCTGGCAGGCGAGCTGAGCGAAGAAGAATTCCGCCCCCTGCGTCTGCAGAATGGCCTCTATATCCAACGTTTTGCCCCGATGCTGCGAGTTGCCGTGCCCTACGGCCAACTGACCTCGCGCCAAGCGCGGATGATGGCCAAGATCGCCCGCGACTACGACAAGGGCTACGCGCACATCAGCACCCGGCAGAACGTGCAGTTCAACTGGCCGGCCCTGGAAGACGTGCCGGACATCCTCGCCGAGCTGGCCACCGTGCAAATGCATGCCATCCAGACCAGCGGCAACTGCCTGCGCAACGTCACCACCGACCAGTTCGCCGGTGTCGCCGCCGATGAGCTGATCGATCCGCGCCCCTGGTGCGAGATCGTCCGTCAGTGGACCACCTTCCACCCCGAATTCGCCTACCTGCCGCGCAAGTTCAAGATCGCCATCAACGGCTCGACTTCCGACCGCGCGGCCATCGAAGTCCACGACATCGGCCTGGAGCCGGTGTACAACGCCGCCGGCGAGCTGGGCTTCCGGGTCCTGGTGGGTGGTGGCCTGGGCCGCACTCCGGTGGTTGGCGCCTTCATCAACGAGTTCCTGCCGTGGCAGGACCTGCTGAGCTACCTCGACGCCATCCTGCGGGTCTACAACCGCTATGGCCGTCGCGATAACAAGTACAAGGCGCGAATCAAGATCCTGGTCAAGGCCCTGACCCCTGAAGTGTTCGCTGAGAAAGTCGAGGCGGAAATGGTCCACCTGCGTGGCGGCCAGACCACCCTCACCGAAGCCGAAGTCCATCGTGTAGCCAAGCACTTCGTCGATCCGGACTACAAGGCCCTGAGCAACCAGGACGCCGAACTGGCGGCCCTGGACAAGGAGCACCCGGGCTTTGCCCGCTGGCGAGCGCGCAACACCCTGGCCCACAAGAAGCCGGGCTACGTTGCCGTGACCCTGTCGCTCAAACCGACCGGCGTAGCGCCGGGGGATGTCACCGACAAGCAGTTCGACGCCATCGCCGATCTGGCCGACCGTTACAGCTTCGGCCAGTTGCGCACCTCCCATGAACAGAACGTGATTCTCGCCGACGTCGAGCAGAGCCAGCTGTTCACCCTGTGGGGCGAGCTGCGTGAAAACGGTTTCGCCACGCCGAACATCGGCTTGTTGACCGACATCATCTGCTGCCCGGGTGGTGACTTCTGCTCCCTGGCCAACGCCAAGTCGATCCCGATCGCCGAATCCATCCAGCGCCGTTTCGACGACCTGGACTACCTGTTCGACATCGGCGAGCTGGACCTGAACATCTCCGGTTGCATGAACGCCTGTGGTCACCACCACGTCGGCCACATCGGCATCCTCGGGGTGGACAAGAAAGGCGAGGAGTTCTACCAGGTGTCCCTGGGGGGCAGCGCCAGCCGCGACGCCAGCCTGGGCAAGATCCTCGGCCCGTCCTTCGCCCAGGACGACATGCCCGACGTGATCTCGAAGCTGATTGACGTGTACGTGGAACAACGTACCGAAGACGAGCGCTTCATCGACACCTATCAACGTATTGGCATCGACCTCTTCAAGGAGCGCGTCTATGCAGCGAATCATTAA
- a CDS encoding ABC transporter substrate-binding protein, with protein sequence MFKVLFKCLLFLSLPFWAVAQATSVVFLNPGNSTETFWVSYSQFMQAAARDLGMDLQILYGERNPQNSLDQARELFQRAQKPDYLMLVNEQYVAPQILRMSQGTGVKLFIVNSPLTEDQRALINQSRSSYSDWIGSMVGNDEEAGYRMLNELLLKHGPVPEGQSIDLLAFSGVKVTPAAQLREQGLRRALAEHPQVRLRQMVYGEWNRQRAHEQARQLLQRYPQTQLVWSANDEMALGAMQAARELGRKPGGDLLFSGLNSSPEALRALIDGQLSVLMAGHFTIGGWALVALHDDALGLDPRRLGGPDWQLPLFQSLTRAQAQQLLRLGDQAGARVDFHGLSAQGKPDGYRYPFGLQLLLR encoded by the coding sequence ATGTTCAAGGTTCTGTTCAAGTGCTTGCTGTTTCTGAGTCTGCCGTTCTGGGCGGTGGCTCAGGCGACATCCGTGGTGTTTCTCAATCCTGGCAATTCAACCGAAACCTTCTGGGTCAGCTATTCGCAATTCATGCAGGCCGCCGCCCGGGACCTGGGCATGGACCTGCAGATTCTCTATGGCGAACGCAATCCCCAGAACTCTCTCGATCAGGCCCGCGAGCTGTTTCAGCGGGCGCAAAAGCCCGATTACCTGATGCTGGTCAACGAGCAGTATGTCGCGCCGCAGATCCTGCGCATGTCTCAGGGCACCGGGGTCAAGCTGTTTATCGTCAACAGTCCGCTGACCGAAGATCAGCGGGCCTTGATCAACCAGAGTCGCAGCAGTTATTCCGATTGGATCGGCAGCATGGTGGGCAACGACGAAGAGGCCGGCTATCGGATGCTCAATGAGCTGCTGCTCAAGCACGGCCCTGTGCCTGAGGGGCAGAGCATCGACTTGCTGGCGTTCTCCGGGGTGAAAGTCACGCCGGCGGCGCAGTTGCGCGAACAAGGGCTGCGTCGGGCCCTGGCGGAGCATCCTCAGGTGCGCCTGCGGCAAATGGTGTATGGCGAGTGGAACCGGCAGCGGGCGCACGAACAGGCGCGTCAACTGCTGCAGCGCTATCCGCAGACGCAACTGGTCTGGTCGGCCAACGATGAGATGGCTCTGGGGGCCATGCAGGCTGCCCGGGAGTTGGGCCGCAAGCCAGGGGGCGATCTGCTGTTCAGCGGGCTCAACAGTTCACCCGAAGCCTTGCGGGCATTGATCGACGGGCAGCTGTCGGTACTCATGGCCGGGCATTTCACCATCGGTGGCTGGGCTCTGGTGGCCCTGCATGACGATGCGCTGGGGCTCGATCCCCGGCGCCTGGGAGGGCCCGACTGGCAATTGCCGCTGTTCCAGTCATTGACCCGTGCTCAAGCCCAGCAGCTCTTGCGCCTTGGCGATCAGGCCGGGGCCCGTGTCGACTTTCATGGGTTGTCCGCCCAAGGCAAGCCAGACGGCTATCGCTATCCCTTCGGTTTGCAGCTGTTGCTGCGCTGA
- a CDS encoding DUF2970 domain-containing protein, whose amino-acid sequence MDDPSNDHQPPTFLQMLQSVLAAAFGVQSGKNRARDFSHGKPSHFIVLGIVFTALFVLVLLGIANLAMHLAGV is encoded by the coding sequence ATGGACGATCCAAGCAACGACCACCAGCCCCCAACCTTCCTGCAGATGCTGCAAAGCGTGCTGGCCGCGGCCTTTGGCGTGCAAAGCGGGAAAAACCGCGCCCGCGACTTCAGCCACGGCAAGCCCAGTCACTTCATCGTGCTGGGCATTGTCTTCACTGCCCTGTTCGTCCTGGTGCTGTTGGGCATCGCCAATCTGGCGATGCATCTGGCTGGGGTGTGA